The following proteins come from a genomic window of Tissierellales bacterium:
- a CDS encoding response regulator transcription factor: MIKILIVEDERAISELIELSLSYEGYETTCTYDGKSAADILERENFDLVLLDVMLPYMDGYEILDYSKALSIPVIFLTAKDDLKDKLKGLKSGAEDYITKPFEIAELVARVKTVLRRYDKGDRIYFIDDISINLDAMKAIKGDTEVKMTSKEFAVLVMFARNPNKALHRKQIYKTVWEDEYLGNSRTVDLHVQRVRKKMGLENKIVSVYKVGYRLEV; the protein is encoded by the coding sequence ATGATAAAAATATTAATAGTTGAGGATGAGAGAGCTATATCTGAACTTATAGAATTAAGTTTATCATATGAAGGTTATGAAACTACATGTACATATGATGGCAAGAGCGCGGCTGATATACTAGAAAGAGAGAATTTTGATTTGGTATTATTAGATGTAATGTTACCGTACATGGATGGATATGAAATACTAGATTATAGTAAGGCACTTTCAATTCCAGTTATATTTTTGACAGCTAAAGATGATTTAAAGGATAAATTAAAAGGTTTAAAATCTGGAGCGGAAGACTATATAACAAAGCCATTTGAGATAGCAGAGTTGGTAGCTAGGGTGAAAACTGTGCTTAGAAGATATGATAAAGGAGATCGGATTTATTTTATCGATGATATAAGTATAAACTTAGATGCAATGAAAGCGATTAAAGGTGATACAGAAGTGAAAATGACATCAAAAGAATTTGCGGTACTAGTAATGTTTGCTAGAAATCCTAATAAAGCACTTCATAGAAAACAAATATACAAAACGGTTTGGGAAGATGAGTATCTTGGTAATAGTAGGACGGTTGATTTGCATGTACAGAGAGTGAGAAAGAAAATGGGATTAGAAAATAAAATAGTATCGGTATATAAGGTTGGTTATAGATTGGAGGTTTAG